A window of Kribbella voronezhensis genomic DNA:
GGATGGAGCTCTACCTCAGCCCGGACGCGCGCGATCTGGTGCTGCCGGCGGACGACCTGCCGGCCGAGATTCAGAGCCGGGCCGGCCGGTTCGCGACCGAGATCACCCGTACGCCGGGCTTCTCGGAGTCGCTGCTGCCCTATCTCGAGCGACTGACCCAGCCCGCGTTGCTGATCAAGGGCGAACTGGACCCGGTCACCAGCCCGGAGGAGATCGCGCTCTTCCAGTCCAAGGTCCCGAACGGCACCTACCGGAATTTCAAGGGTGTCGGTCACTTCGTGCACGGGGAGGTCCCGGCGGAGTACGCCGAGCTGGTGACGTCCTTCGTCGCCGGTTAATCGGCTGCTTGCTTCCGTCCCGTTTGGCACAATCCGGACCGACCGGAAAGGCGGGCCGATGACAACGCAGGTGATCGTGCTGAACGGTGGTTCCAGCTCGGGCAAGACGGGGATCAGCCGGTGTCTGCAGGCGATCCTGCCGCAGCCCTGGATCAGCCTGAGCGTGGACGACCTCGTCGACGCGCTGCCGACGTCCGTACTCGAGGGGACCTCCGGCATCACCTTCGGCGAGCAGGGAGAGGTCGCGGTCGGCGCGGGGTTTCGTGAGATCGAGAGCGCCTGGATGATCGGCATCGCGGCGATGGCGCGAGCCGGGGCGCGGATCATCCTCGACGACGTGTTCCTCAGCGGCGGCGAGTCGCAGGATCGGGTCCGGCGGCAACTCGAAGGTCTCGAAGTGCTGTGGGTAGGCGTCCGCTGCGACGCCGAGATCGCAGCCGGCCGCGAAATCGCCCGCGGCGACCGCACCGGCGGCATGGCGGCCCAGCAGGCGGACGTCGTCCACGAGGGCGTCACCTACAACCTCGAGGTGGACACCGCCAAGGCCGAGTCCCTCACCTGCGCCCGAACGATCGCCACCCACGTCACCTGACAACCGCGTGTGCCGGCAGCACCGCGCCCAGCGCACGAGCGACCACGTGCGGCGGTAGCACCGCGCCCAGCGCACGAGCGACCGCGGGGGTGAGCGCAGCGGCGGACCCGGCGTACTGGCGTACCGGCGTACCGGCGTACCGGCGTACCGGCGTACCGGCGTACGGAATCAGACCGCGTACGGGACGGCGCGTTTGTGGGTGGTGCGGCGGTGGGTGGCGATGATGATGTCGGCGGCCGCGTCGTCGATCTGCTTGCCTTCGAGGAAGTCGTCGATCTGGTCGTAGGTGACGCCGAGCGCCTGCTCGTCGGGCAGCCCCGGGTTGTTCGTCTCCAGGTCAGCCGTCGGGACCTTGCCGGTGATCAACTCGGACGCACCGAGCCGCTCCGCGACCGCCCGCACCCGCCGCTTGGTCAGCCCCGACAGCGGCGTCAGATCACACGCCCCGTCGCCGTACTTCGTGAAGAAC
This region includes:
- the cpt gene encoding chloramphenicol phosphotransferase CPT, with product MTTQVIVLNGGSSSGKTGISRCLQAILPQPWISLSVDDLVDALPTSVLEGTSGITFGEQGEVAVGAGFREIESAWMIGIAAMARAGARIILDDVFLSGGESQDRVRRQLEGLEVLWVGVRCDAEIAAGREIARGDRTGGMAAQQADVVHEGVTYNLEVDTAKAESLTCARTIATHVT